From a single Drosophila sulfurigaster albostrigata strain 15112-1811.04 chromosome 3, ASM2355843v2, whole genome shotgun sequence genomic region:
- the LOC133845536 gene encoding DC-STAMP domain-containing protein 2-like isoform X1 — protein MSTFAWSLKLIIPLIVAGYLTSISLILLCYDWKPVEKLKELSQNWLLMASLGIVCIMLIYSRPMRCIFVLALPSLSSSRGRALLITLAFFVAALGPTANIMANLRIMLQSLDCGQQLLRQAIGQLLDVLLEPIKTVQSAVGLMLDEVRRVLRQVMDLLLSIQSYLLFFIDTFKSCSSWLKSVAELCNSQRGSPGTRCQRAAERVVIKCRENFVYVRSLCYATRLYMAVCLPVMLFDVFCIDFWSSSWSFMDTIMERYYEFVAQLEQMFDASISFKHNFNFHTNASKNLSDVSEQILQDITQSLRPFGVLQSCLDLLCWLLLLLVFVNAAFFYLQYMQSRVYQNVYLTSDFYAIEQQFWLQGRSGVLPLKCLECCKYLKLSSPRLTSCECQLLAEHAFLLLISCVQLFAICLVDYSLFWLLASISYYGHQQAELELPAYIELEIKQGGFMGDIMRGIANAFRPLTQQRSLDTQACLPLPLRPNYRKYLEIFQLCLFAWLILLTEPFVLRLRHVIMQHFHPERAKERAIYLHQKILKERANFFKMPRRQARAAFPYHASSYRSSCLKWLHSKLCCCCHFLWPRCDVCILCGKLLSSSTRINCDSPGCQGIFCQLCFSSLNNKCNLCQRSLDCDDCSVISEIQDSSDDPDAVSYGQQQAKLYCGK, from the exons ATGTCGACATTTGCTTGGTCACTTAAATTGATAATACCTTTGATTGTAGCGGGTTATTTGACGAGTATAAGCTTGATACTGCTTTGCTATGATTGGAAACCTGTGGAAAAGTTGAAGGAACTCAGTCAGAATTGGTTGTTAATGGCGTCCTTGGGAATTGTGTGTATAATGCTGATCTATAGTCGACCCATGCG TTGCATCTTTGTGCTCGCTTTGCCTTCGCTGAGCAGCTCTCGAGGACGCGCTTTACTCATCACTTTGGCCTTCTTTGTGGCTGCTTTGGGTCCCACTGCCAATATTATGGCCAATCTGCGCATAATGCTGCAAAGTCTGGACTGTGGTCAGCAGCTGTTGCGTCAGGCAATTGGCCAGTTGTTGGATGTGCTGCTCGAACCCATCAAAACGGTTCAATCAGCTGTTGGACTGATGTTGGACGAAGTGCGTCGCGTGCTGCGTCAGGTGATGGATCTTCTGCTGAGCATCCAAAGCTACTTGCTGTTCTTTA TTGATACCTTCAAGAGTTGTTCATCTTGGTTAAAGTCTGTGGCGGAGCTCTGCAACTCCCAGCGAGGATCACCCGGCACTCGTTGTCAGCGCGCTGCTGAGCGAGTTGTGATCAAGTGTCGTGAGAATTTCGTTTATGTCAGATCACTTTGCTATGCCACCCGACTTTATATGGCCGTCTGCTTGCCTGTGATGTTGTTCGATGTGTTTTGCATTGACTTCTGGAGCAGCAGTTGGAGTTTTATGGATACTATAATGGAGC GTTATTATGAATTTGTAGCACAGCTGGAGCAAATGTTTGATGCGAGCATCAGTTTTAAGCACAACTTTAACTTTCACACAAATGCCTCGAAGAATCTTTCCGATGTGAGCGAACAGATCCTGCAGGACATCACGCAGAGTCTGCGTCCTTTTGGAGTGCTGCAAAGCTGTCTCGATTTactttgctggctgctgttgttgctggtgtttgTCAA CGCCGCCTTCTTCTATCTGCAGTATATGCAGAGTCGCGTCtatcaaaatgtttatttgacCAGCGACTTCTATGCGATTGAACAACAATTCTGGCTGCAAGGAAGAAGTGGAGTGTTGCCGTTAAAGTGTCTAGAGTGCTGCAAGTATTTGAAG CTGAGCAGCCCGCGTCTCACGAGCTGCGAGTGTCAACTGCTGGCTGAGCACGCCTTCTTGCTACTCATCAGCTGCGTGCAGCTCTTTGCAATTTGTCTGGTGGATTACAGTCTCTTCTGGCTGCTGGCCAGCATTTCTTACTATGGCCATCAGCAGGCGGAACTCGAGTTGCCCGCTTACATTGAGTTGGAAATAAAACAAGGAGGTTTCATGGGCGACATCATGCGTGGCATTGCGAATGCTTTTCGTCCTTTGACGCAGCAGAGATCGCTGGATACCCAGGCTTGTCTGCCGTTGCCTTTGAGGCCCAACTATCGCAAGTACTTGGAGATATTTCAGTTGTGTCTGTTCGCCTGGCTTATACTGCTAACAGAGCCTTTTGTGCTGCGTTTGCGGCACGTGATCATGCAACATTTTCATCCAGAACGTGCGAAAGAAAGAGCGATTTATTTGCATCAGAAGATACTCAAGGAGAGAG CTAACTTCTTTAAGATGCCACGTCGCCAGGCTCGAGCTGCGTTTCCTTACCACGCCTCAAGTTATAGAAGCAGCTGCTTGAAATGGCTGCACTCCAAGCTATGCTG TTGCTGCCACTTTCTCTGGCCTCGCTGTGATGTGTGTATCCTTTGTGGCAAGCTGCTTAGCTC CTCAACCCGCATCAATTGTGATTCACCTGGTTGCCAAGGCATCTTTTGCCAGCTCTGCTTTAGCtcattgaataataaatgcaatctTTGCCAGCGATCTCTCGATTGTGACGATTGCAGCGTTATCTCGGAGATTCA GGACTCATCGGATGATCCCGATGCGGTTTCCTACggacagcagcaggcaaaacTTTATTGTGGAAAATAG
- the LOC133845536 gene encoding DC-STAMP domain-containing protein 2-like isoform X2: MSTFAWSLKLIIPLIVAGYLTSISLILLCYDWKPVEKLKELSQNWLLMASLGIVCIMLIYSRPMRSRGRALLITLAFFVAALGPTANIMANLRIMLQSLDCGQQLLRQAIGQLLDVLLEPIKTVQSAVGLMLDEVRRVLRQVMDLLLSIQSYLLFFIDTFKSCSSWLKSVAELCNSQRGSPGTRCQRAAERVVIKCRENFVYVRSLCYATRLYMAVCLPVMLFDVFCIDFWSSSWSFMDTIMERYYEFVAQLEQMFDASISFKHNFNFHTNASKNLSDVSEQILQDITQSLRPFGVLQSCLDLLCWLLLLLVFVNAAFFYLQYMQSRVYQNVYLTSDFYAIEQQFWLQGRSGVLPLKCLECCKYLKLSSPRLTSCECQLLAEHAFLLLISCVQLFAICLVDYSLFWLLASISYYGHQQAELELPAYIELEIKQGGFMGDIMRGIANAFRPLTQQRSLDTQACLPLPLRPNYRKYLEIFQLCLFAWLILLTEPFVLRLRHVIMQHFHPERAKERAIYLHQKILKERANFFKMPRRQARAAFPYHASSYRSSCLKWLHSKLCCCCHFLWPRCDVCILCGKLLSSSTRINCDSPGCQGIFCQLCFSSLNNKCNLCQRSLDCDDCSVISEIQDSSDDPDAVSYGQQQAKLYCGK, translated from the exons ATGTCGACATTTGCTTGGTCACTTAAATTGATAATACCTTTGATTGTAGCGGGTTATTTGACGAGTATAAGCTTGATACTGCTTTGCTATGATTGGAAACCTGTGGAAAAGTTGAAGGAACTCAGTCAGAATTGGTTGTTAATGGCGTCCTTGGGAATTGTGTGTATAATGCTGATCTATAGTCGACCCATGCG CTCTCGAGGACGCGCTTTACTCATCACTTTGGCCTTCTTTGTGGCTGCTTTGGGTCCCACTGCCAATATTATGGCCAATCTGCGCATAATGCTGCAAAGTCTGGACTGTGGTCAGCAGCTGTTGCGTCAGGCAATTGGCCAGTTGTTGGATGTGCTGCTCGAACCCATCAAAACGGTTCAATCAGCTGTTGGACTGATGTTGGACGAAGTGCGTCGCGTGCTGCGTCAGGTGATGGATCTTCTGCTGAGCATCCAAAGCTACTTGCTGTTCTTTA TTGATACCTTCAAGAGTTGTTCATCTTGGTTAAAGTCTGTGGCGGAGCTCTGCAACTCCCAGCGAGGATCACCCGGCACTCGTTGTCAGCGCGCTGCTGAGCGAGTTGTGATCAAGTGTCGTGAGAATTTCGTTTATGTCAGATCACTTTGCTATGCCACCCGACTTTATATGGCCGTCTGCTTGCCTGTGATGTTGTTCGATGTGTTTTGCATTGACTTCTGGAGCAGCAGTTGGAGTTTTATGGATACTATAATGGAGC GTTATTATGAATTTGTAGCACAGCTGGAGCAAATGTTTGATGCGAGCATCAGTTTTAAGCACAACTTTAACTTTCACACAAATGCCTCGAAGAATCTTTCCGATGTGAGCGAACAGATCCTGCAGGACATCACGCAGAGTCTGCGTCCTTTTGGAGTGCTGCAAAGCTGTCTCGATTTactttgctggctgctgttgttgctggtgtttgTCAA CGCCGCCTTCTTCTATCTGCAGTATATGCAGAGTCGCGTCtatcaaaatgtttatttgacCAGCGACTTCTATGCGATTGAACAACAATTCTGGCTGCAAGGAAGAAGTGGAGTGTTGCCGTTAAAGTGTCTAGAGTGCTGCAAGTATTTGAAG CTGAGCAGCCCGCGTCTCACGAGCTGCGAGTGTCAACTGCTGGCTGAGCACGCCTTCTTGCTACTCATCAGCTGCGTGCAGCTCTTTGCAATTTGTCTGGTGGATTACAGTCTCTTCTGGCTGCTGGCCAGCATTTCTTACTATGGCCATCAGCAGGCGGAACTCGAGTTGCCCGCTTACATTGAGTTGGAAATAAAACAAGGAGGTTTCATGGGCGACATCATGCGTGGCATTGCGAATGCTTTTCGTCCTTTGACGCAGCAGAGATCGCTGGATACCCAGGCTTGTCTGCCGTTGCCTTTGAGGCCCAACTATCGCAAGTACTTGGAGATATTTCAGTTGTGTCTGTTCGCCTGGCTTATACTGCTAACAGAGCCTTTTGTGCTGCGTTTGCGGCACGTGATCATGCAACATTTTCATCCAGAACGTGCGAAAGAAAGAGCGATTTATTTGCATCAGAAGATACTCAAGGAGAGAG CTAACTTCTTTAAGATGCCACGTCGCCAGGCTCGAGCTGCGTTTCCTTACCACGCCTCAAGTTATAGAAGCAGCTGCTTGAAATGGCTGCACTCCAAGCTATGCTG TTGCTGCCACTTTCTCTGGCCTCGCTGTGATGTGTGTATCCTTTGTGGCAAGCTGCTTAGCTC CTCAACCCGCATCAATTGTGATTCACCTGGTTGCCAAGGCATCTTTTGCCAGCTCTGCTTTAGCtcattgaataataaatgcaatctTTGCCAGCGATCTCTCGATTGTGACGATTGCAGCGTTATCTCGGAGATTCA GGACTCATCGGATGATCCCGATGCGGTTTCCTACggacagcagcaggcaaaacTTTATTGTGGAAAATAG
- the LOC133843851 gene encoding DC-STAMP domain-containing protein 2-like → MPRYSKIKSRSSSSSSEDTCWERKREPKSEWEWDRQSAGDDGDPSESDSKTKKSHHVWPPHWHQQANVYYGLRGKKLRYSSEARSDYDILNRQKSAGKDEAGKDEPPVYPQETPQKPSKDPQPPAKDDEVTTLPFEHMLMYVIGGYISGIFLVLFWYMFDKKADRDLNMMWLLIVLLVLLILVLCCSHTTRCIGALFFPILGGYRGRLLLMTWAFYLALTGPVMNIIRNIDIMIRSVVCDQGLVHSALTPLHQIMGEPIYVVEQSIYNCLKQVRALMVRLDDVLQRLETPIVGLYTSYSSCGEWLRHQQNFFDNQMGAPYDRCLGAGNISVQECLTKFPGEKSVCHMEERFAWFCSNLKDLASFFDPYMQQHQELGEQMFTRPLESFDNIRSIFAVSITFDHGQQSPEDAAPSSTDVELELGKEFDGEMNAFKYIFLWLDLIIIALIISVLLAAIYFRANFLGHENFLNVYLTSQFFAHNEEQNRTLGYSAMPLRAQEKNKYVKLFALRHLDFELEITYDSWMFMIITSLQLFIICFVDVSLFWMLAIMSYHSHQTADLQPPEYTKILVEGGGMIGFIIRSLVQSFEPLAKSLFVDVQHCLPLPGPPKYMRYWEIMMLCLLTWLLLVFDGYSLRTRHLIMASFYPQNSNKRAQYLLQRLMRERDVFVLTSRRTARAINAYIEGDCQLQGTNLFHVALYRLSCGRFGGYKKQKCIICHAKLTKTDIVKCDTPKCRGIYCQTCFIESNCHCIICNPPTVYGDYTQYSEVEDSSDDPDNEPYRPQNIYCGQTFSERHKSA, encoded by the exons ATGCCGAGATATAGCAAAATCAAATCTCGAAGTTCATCTTCCTCCAGTGAAGACACTTGCTGGGAGAGGAAACGAGAACCGAAATCGGAGTGGGAATGGGATCGTCAAAGTGCTGGCGACGATGGCGATCCAAGTGAATCGGATAGCAAAACCAAGAAATCTCATCATGTCTGGCCTCCACATTGGCACCAGCAGGCCAACGTATATTACGGCTTAAGAGGAAAAAAGTTGCGGTACTCCAGCGAGGCAAGATCGGATTACGATATATTGAATAGGCAAAAATCAGCGGGAAAAGATGAAGCGGGAAAAGACGAGCCACCAGTCTATCCCCAAGAGACACCACAGAAACCATCCAAGGATCCGCAGCCACCAGCTAAGGATGATGAAGTAACAACTCTTCCCTTTGAGCACATGCTCATGTATGTCATTGGGGGCTACATCTCGGGTATTTTTTTGGTGCTCTTCTGGTACATGTTCGACAAGAAGGCGGATCGAGATCTCAATATGATGTGGCTGCTCATCGTGCTCCTAGTGCTGCTCATTTTGGTACTTTGCTGTAGTCACACGACGAG ATGCATTGGCGCTCTGTTTTTTCCGATACTCGGTGGCTATAGAGGACGCTTGTTGCTCATGACTTGGGCCTTTTACTTGGCTTTGACTGGACCTGTGATGAATATCATACGCAATATAGACATCATGATACGCAGTGTGGTCTGTGATCAGGGTCTGGTGCACAGTGCTTTGACTCCGCTGCATCAGATTATGGGTGAACCCATCTACGTCGTGGAGCAGTCCATCTACAATTGCTTGAAGCAAGTGCGGGCTCTAATGGTGCGATTAGATGATGTGTTGCAGCGTCTAGAGACGCCCATTGTGGGGTTGT ATACCAGCTATAGCAGCTGCGGTGAATGGTTGAGACATCAGCAGAATTTCTTTGACAATCAAATGGGCGCACCCTATGATCGTTGTTTGGGCGCTGGGAATATTAGCGTGCAGGAATGTTTAACCAAGTTTCCTGGAGAGAAATCAGTTTGTCATATGGAAGAGCGTTTTGCTTGGTTCTGCTCGAATCTCAAGGATTTGGCCAGCTTCTTTGATCCCTACATGCAACAGCATCAGGAGCTGGGCGAGCAAATGTTTACAA GACCCTTGGAAAGCTTTGACAACATACGATCGATTTTTGCGGTGAGCATCACTTTTGATCATGGACAACAATCGCCAGAAGATGCTGCTCCATCGAGCACTGATGTTGAACTGGAATTGGGCAAAGAGTTTGATGGAGAGatgaatgcatttaaatacatCTTCTTATGGCTTGATTTGATCATCATTGCGTTGATCATTTCTGTTTTGCTGGCTGCCATCTATTTTCGCGCCAACTTTTTGGGCCACGAAAACTTTCTGAATGTGTATTTGACATCGCAGTTCTTTGCCCACAATGAAGAGCAGAACAGAACTTTGGGTTACAGTGCAATGCCATTACGAGCACAAGAGAAGAACAAGTATGTGAAG CTTTTCGCCTTGCGGCATCTCGATTTTGAGTTGGAAATCACTTATGACTCTTGGATGTTTATGATCATCACAAGCTTGCAGCTTTTCATCATCTGCTTTGTGGATGTCAGTCTTTTCTGGATGCTGGCCATAATGTCGTATCATTCACATCAAACGGCAGATTTGCAGC CTcctgaatataccaaaattctgGTGGAAGGCGGCGGAATGATTGGCTTTATTATACGTAGCTTGGTGCAATCCTTTGAGCCGCTAGCCAAAAGTTTATTTGTTGATGTTCAGCATTGTTTGCCGTTGCCAGGACCTCCAAAATATATGCGCTATTGGGAGATTATGATGTTGTGCTTATTGACCTGGCTGTTGTTAGTCTTTGATGGCTATTCGCTGCGCACACGTCATCTGATCATGGCCAGCTTCTATCCACAGAATAGCAACAAAAGAGCGCAGTATTTGCTGCAGCGTTTGATGCGTGAGAGAG ATGTCTTTGTGTTGACCTCAAGACGCACAGCTCGTGCCATAAATGCCTACATCGAAGGAGATTGCCAGTTGCAAGGCACAAACTTGTTCCATGTTGCACTTTATAG aCTTTCCTGCGGTCGTTTTGGCGGCTACAAGAAGCAAAAATGCATCATTTGCCATGCCAAATTAACCAA AACCGATATTGTGAAATGCGATACACCCAAGTGCAGAGGCATTTATTGTCAAACATGCTTCATCGAGTCCAATTGTCATTGCATCATCTGCAATCCTCCAACTGTCTATGGCGATTACACTCAGTACTCTGAAGTGGA GGATTCTTCTGATGATCCTGATAATGAACCTTATCGTCCACAAAACATTTACTGTGGCCAAACTTTTTCGGAGCGGCACAAGAGTGCTTAA